From the genome of Aspergillus fumigatus Af293 chromosome 1, whole genome shotgun sequence, one region includes:
- a CDS encoding putative glucosamine-6-phosphate deaminase encodes MSVGELSSGRTLSRRRNISRTISSVRCRIKAFKPTQDRPFVLGLPTGSSPEIIYRTLVQRHRTGEISFKNVVTFNMDEYVGLPRDHPESYHSFMYKHFFSHVDIPPQNINILDGNAPDLAAECASYEARIAGYGGIELFLGGVGADGHIAFNEPGSSLSSRTRVKTLAYDTILANSRFFDNDVDKVPRMALTVGIQTIMEAREVVIVATGAHKALALKKGLEGGVNHMWTLSALQLHQHPLVVCDRDATLELKVKTVRYFESIEQSGTDARTQGPPLVYRPRTYVPAPLGAGKLPHQLTPASTPSKVPKDLRINTEFQNSIEEDELTPDSMSSRLVDSAIGGLDTTLKADIMFDRMGARVVSH; translated from the exons ATGTCTGTAGGAGAGTTATCATCAGGGAGAACGCTCAGCAGGCGTCGGAATATATCGCGGACTATATCATCAGTACGCT GTCGTATCAAGGCTTTCAAACCTACTCAAGATCGTCCTTTCGTACTGGGTCTTCCCACTGGCAGCAGCCCCGAGATTATATACAGAACACTTGTGCAGCGCCATCGGACAGGTGAAATATCTTTCAAAAATGTCGTGACGTTCAACATG GATGAGTATGTGGGTTTACCTCGTGACCACCCAGAATCCTATCACAGCTTCATGTACAAGCACTTTTTCTCGCACGTCGACATTCCACCGCAGAATATCAACATCTTAGATGGCAACGCCCCAGATCTGGCTGCTGAATGTGCTTCCTACGAAGCCCGCATTGCCGGTTATGGTGGCATCGAGCTTTTCCTGGGCGGCGTTGGAGCTGATGGCCATATTGCCTTCAATGAGCCAGGATCCTCGTTGAGTAGTCGAACCCGGGTGAAGACGTTGGCGTACGATACAATTCTTGCGAACTCGCGGTTTTTCGACAATGATGTTGACAAAGTTCCCCGCATGGCTTTGACAGTTGGCATTCAGACCATTATGGAGGCCAGGGAAGTGGTCATCGTGGCAACGGGCGCTCACAAAGCCCTTGCGTTGAAGAAGGGTCTCGAGGGTGGTGTTAACCACATGTGGACACTGTCAGCACTGCAGTTGCATCAACACCCGCTAGTTGTCTGCGACCGCGATGCTACCTTGGAGTTGAAGGTCAAGACAGTCCGCTATTTCGAGTCAATCGAGCAGTCTGGAACAGATGCTCGTACGCAAGGCCCGCCACTTGTCTATCGACCAAGGACCTATGTGCCTGCTCCGTTAGGGGCGGGCAAATTGCCGCACCAGCTCACCCCCGCGTCAACACCTTCTAAAGTTCCGAAGGACCTGAGAATCAACACAGAGTTCCAAAACTCTATagaagaggatgaattgACACCTGATAGCATGTCTTCTCGATTGGTGGACTCCGCTATTGGCGGGTTGGATACGACGCTCAAAGCCGACATTATGTTCGATCGGATGGGCGCGAGAGTCGTATCCCATTGA